One genomic region from Jiangella sp. DSM 45060 encodes:
- a CDS encoding helix-turn-helix transcriptional regulator has product MLAKVSYSRSMTKVGIGEFLRDQRRTAQLSLRQLSDLAGVSNPYLSQIERGLRKPSAEVLQQIAKALRISSEALYVRAGLLDEPSGDHSVEDAVLADPGLDEQQKRALLDVYASFRAANAARTSTEKEG; this is encoded by the coding sequence ATGCTTGCAAAAGTTAGCTACAGTCGAAGCATGACGAAGGTCGGCATCGGCGAGTTCCTCCGCGACCAGCGGCGCACCGCGCAGCTGTCGCTCCGGCAGCTGTCCGACCTCGCCGGCGTCAGCAACCCGTACCTCAGCCAGATCGAGCGCGGCCTGCGCAAACCGTCGGCCGAGGTGTTGCAGCAGATCGCGAAGGCGCTGCGCATCTCCTCCGAGGCGCTCTACGTCCGGGCCGGGCTGCTGGACGAACCCAGCGGCGACCACAGCGTCGAGGACGCCGTCCTGGCCGACCCGGGCCTCGACGAGCAGCAGAAGCGGGCGCTGCTCGACGTCTACGCGTCGTTCCGCGCGGCCAACGCCGCCCGCACGAGCACAGAGAAAGAAGGATGA